A region of Anoplopoma fimbria isolate UVic2021 breed Golden Eagle Sablefish chromosome 24, Afim_UVic_2022, whole genome shotgun sequence DNA encodes the following proteins:
- the gja2 gene encoding gap junction protein, alpha 2, producing MGDWNSLGKLLESAQEHSTVVGKVWLTVLFIFRILVLGSAAEKVWGDEQSGFTCDTKQPGCQNVCYDKTFPISHIRFWVLQIIFVSTPTLIYLGHIVHLVRMEEKEEQKEKDLTVQSDKHQQLHPTKAKKAPVKDNRGHVRLKGALLRTYVFNVIFKTLFEVAFIVAQYFLYGFELKAMYTCDRWPCPNVVNCYISRPTEKTIFIVFMLAVACISLLLNLVEMYHLGFTKCHQGLSYRRSQAAAEAQKALTETVMPYVPNYNFFAGHPAVPEPFPADSKYSMAEPNATYSPYNSKVVYKQNRDNLAVERKGKPEGDEVNERKISSPVFEMPIENSRRNSQSSKHSNNKSRLDDLKI from the coding sequence ATGGGGGATTGGAACTCGTTGGGGAAGCTGCTGGAGAGTGCCCAGGAACACTCCACCGTTGTGGGCAAAGTGTGGCTGACGGTGTTGTTCATCTTCCGCATCCTGGTGCTGGGATCCGCCGCTGAGAAGGTGTGGGGTGACGAGCAGTCCGGCTTCACGTGTGACACCAAGCAGCCTGGTTGTCAGAACGTCTGCTACGACAAGACCTTCCCCATTTCGCATATCCGCTTCTGGGTGTTGCAGATCATCTTTGTCTCAACGCCGACTCTCATTTATCTGGGCCACATCGTTCATCTGGTCCGCatggaggaaaaggaggaacagaaagagaaggacCTTACCGTCCAGAGTGACAAACACCAGCAGTTACATCCAACCAAAGCCAAGAAGGCCCCAGTCAAAGACAACCGGGGCCACGTGCGTTTGAAAGGCGCACTGCTGCGAACCTACGTCTTCAACGTTATTTTTAAGACCCTGTTCGAAGTGGCCTTTATCGTAGCTCAGTACTTCCTGTATGGTTTCGAGCTCAAGGCGATGTACACCTGCGACCGCTGGCCTTGCCCCAATGTGGTGAACTGCTACATCTCTCGACCCACTGAGAAGACGATATTCATCGTGTTCATGCTGGCCGTGGCCTGCATCTCCCTGTTGCTCAACTTGGTGGAAATGTACCATTTAGGTTTCACAAAGTGCCACCAGGGTCTTAGTTACAGACGATCGCAGGCTGCAGCTGAGGCTCAAAAGGCCCTTACTGAGACAGTCATGCCGTACGTCCCCAACTATAACTTCTTTGCCGGTCATCCTGCAGTGCCTGAACCTTTCCCCGCGGACTCAAAGTACAGCATGGCAGAGCCTAACGCTACCTACAGCCCCTACAACAGCAAAGTGGTTTACAAGCAGAACAGAGACAATCTGGCCGTGGAGAGAAAAGGTAAACCGGAGGGAGACGAGGTGAATGAGAGGAAAATCTCCAGCCCCGTCTTTGAGATGCCCATTGAAAATTCGCGCAGGAACAGCCAGTCAAGCAAGCACAGCAATAACAAGAGCAGGCTGGATGACCTGAAGATCTAG
- the gjb1a gene encoding connexin 27.5, with protein MPLTPPAEPDQETKMNWASFYAVISGVNRHSTGIGRIWLSVLFIFRIMVLVVAAESVWGDEKSGFTCNTQQPGCNSVCYDHFFPISHIRLWALQLILVSTPALLVAMHVAHRRHVDKRLYKLSGRSNPKDLEQIKTQKMKISGALWWTYVISLLFRIVFEVTFMYLFYMIYPGYKMIRLVKCDSYPCPNTVDCFVSRPTEKTVFTVFMLAVSGVCILLNIAEVVFLVGKACGKHLHTAGDSTVGAWIQQKLGSF; from the exons ATGCCTCTTACGCCTCCTGCTGAGCCGG ACCAGGAAACAAAGATGAACTGGGCATCATTTTATGCTGTCATCAGCGGTGTGAACAGACACTCCACAGGCATTGGTCGCATCTGGCTCTCTGTCCTTTTCATTTTCCGCATCATGGTTCTGGTGGTTGCGGCGGAGAGCGTGTGGGGTGACGAGAAGTCCGGCTTCACCTGCAACACCCAGCAGCCGGGCTGCAACAGTGTCTGCTACGACCACTTCTTCCCCATTTCCCACATCCGCCTCTGGGCTCTCCAACTCATTCTGGTCTCCACCCCCGCCCTGCTGGTCGCCATGCACGTCGCCCACCGTCGCCACGTTGACAAGAGGCTCTACAAACTGTCAGGGCGGTCCAACCCCAAAGACCTGGAGCAGATAAAGACCCAGAAGATGAAAATCTCAGGTGCTCTGTGGTGGACGTACGTCATCAGCCTGCTGTTCCGCATTGTCTTTGAGGTCACCTTCATgtatctgttttatatgatcTACCCTGGGTACAAAATGATCCGGCTGGTGAAGTGTGACTCGTACCCCTGTCCCAACACGGTGGACTGCTTCGTGTCGAGGCCCACAGAGAAGACTGTCTTCACCGTGTTCATGCTGGCCGTGTCAGGGGTTTGTATTCTGCTCAACATTGCAGAGGTGGTTTTCTTGGTGGGGAAGGCCTGCGGTAAACATCTGCACACTGCTGGAGACTCAACTGTGGGGGCTTGGATCCAACAAAAGCTTGGCTCGTtctaa